ctttcgtccgaccatattctacaaataagttgatgcatgctctttatcagttatTCGCTGCCATATTTGAACAGCTCGTCTGGCAACCCATCAGTCTTAGCCtctttgctgttcttcagacgggtaattgctattcgaatttcttcatggtcggacaatgtgacgtctgctccatcgctATCGATTGGGAAATCAGTTTAACATCTCCTAGTGTTGtgctttcactgctattcaccaggttggaaaagtgttccctccataatttcagtatgctctgggtttcagtcactagatcaccgcTGGAGGTTCTAAAAGAATATGCTCCAGATCTTAAAACCTTCAGTTAGTCTTAAAAACTTCTATTATTCTACGGCTATTACCATAACAATGTAGCGTTATTTACTTTCCAACGAGGTCTGAGTATAAGAAAAGGGCGCTGGAGATCATAACCCGAGAATACTATGGATGCCAAGGCCATTTGTCGAAATTATTCtaaagttttcactgatttGTCGCACTGTGTATGATCTCTATACTTGCATGTTTAGTATGTTCTTTAGATAGATCTTACGTAgccattaaattatatttgatcACACATTTCAAcgtgcaaaattttgctatacTGGAGTGTATGTTCTTCTAGAGAAattcatatactcgtataataatacatttttattttaaatcttttaaaatcTTTTACCAGCAGCTGAATTGCACTGATTAATTTTCCTTATCTTCTTTCATTTCAGAGCGGCTCCGACTTGTACGCGCAGCTAGAGGTGTGGCGCTATCATTTCAACAGCAATGCGGCAGAAAGCGACGGTAAGCTTCTTAAGAAACACTTTAATCTCTACTAAAGCAAATTAATCAACGAATTACTTGCACTTTCAGATGACGAGGATATGCTGCCCACCACGAGCGCTCTAGCTGTtgccggcacaacaacaaccacaacagcaaAATCAACTGACACGAAGCGCACCGGCCGCAGCGGTGGCTCACACATACACCTGTGGCAATTCCTCAAGGAACTGCTCGCCGAACCGCATGCACACGGCACGGCCATACGTTGGATCGACCGCAACCGGGGCATATTCAAGATTGAAGATTCGGTGCGTGTAGCGAAATTATGGGGCGGACGCAAGAATCGACCAGCAATGAATTACGACAAATTATCGCGTTCCATACGGCAGTACTATAAGAAGGGGATCATGAAGAAAACCGAGCGCTCACAACGTTTGGTCTATCAGTTCTGTCATCCCTATCAGTTGTAAGCGGGAGAATACAAATtagaacaaaaatgtgaaagtGAGGCGGCgcgtagaaaataaaaaaggcatTTGGGTAATGCAATGTTCATTTGGTGTGGCAAAGAAGTGGCCttaatgaaaaaatcaataatttattgctatttatttatttatttattgcatatacatgtatacaaaatatttatttatttatttatttaaattataacgaaaacatatttattcGTGGATGCTAAGAagttcaataatttatttatttattaaattatttatttattgaaatatttatttatttataaacgaaAGAAGGTGCCTGCAAAATTACGCAACGCTGTTGTGTTAGAGGCCACAGCATTGCTTAATAATGCTGTTGATAATTCTTGTATCTCTGAAATGTCCAGTGACCAATAATAACTTACGGCAATACTGTTAGTATTGCTGCGTATGAAAATTGGCAACGTTGGAACGgttttaaagcaattttattataacaaCAACTTAGTAAAAAAGTAATTTGGTAATAAATAAGATAGAGTATGAActctttatacattttttttataatctacAAAGCTTAATTGCAAACACAGAAATGTATTTTCTTAACCCGAAGTTAATGCGGTTAATAATTTGACACCTGTTTAAGTATTTAGGcagtgtttcacaagttcactTTATGCTTGAAGCATCACGCACAGTATAaagtgtttcacaagttcagttATTACTCTATGCATTACCAAAACTAGTTTCCATTATGAAACCGTTCGAAAAACACGCCTTGGTAACACTGGAAAGCCATATATCTATGATATATCACTTTAAGTTCTATGAACAAAAGAATTTAGCTTTAAGTACTGAAGCGATATCGCAAGTTATGAAAAAGGGTGAGTCGTATTTGACACCTTTGCGTGTTTGCAACGAAAATGTGCTTGGCAGAAAAGCGTAGATAAAGCGATTTCCATATtagtatgtaccaaaaacatAATAGAAATGCTgccttgaaaattttttactaaaaaacttttatgcagagataaaatattagaaatatgtaaaaatatataaacaaaagaaaagatttTCGATGAACGTCCCGATTTTCTGCTTAGCTCATTTAAGCAAAGGAggtgttaaatatttatttattgaaatatatacgtatatttatatacaaaacaaGCTATTTATTGAAGCGCATGTTATGTGAATGTAGTTTTAAGCGATTTGCATTGTAAATGGATATGTTTTTTCGGGTGTGGGTTATTTATTGTAGCTATAGGGTTAATGCAATTTCAAAGTGTCTTAGACAAAACAgaaagtagttttttttttacttatatacatatttattgacattttacaatgaaaaaaaaaacaaaaaatatttttaataatattttttatacacaattatttatttatttattgcttataaTGTGgtgaaatacaattttcacaacggtgtataaattaattaattaatttaatttatttatttattgatatttttgtatgaaGAACAAAAGCACTTAGCAGCAAGACAATGAACAACTCAATGCCACTCGTAGCTGtttaagaattatttatttattaacttaagAAGGCGTGTAttttcatgcaagaaaataacaaaaacagtaaTCAATGCTAGCAAAAGTGTTGAGC
The sequence above is drawn from the Bactrocera tryoni isolate S06 chromosome 1, CSIRO_BtryS06_freeze2, whole genome shotgun sequence genome and encodes:
- the LOC120776023 gene encoding DNA-binding protein D-ETS-4-like; translation: MLTSDMKHLEAKTLHYDDNFVTVAIMSGSDLYAQLEVWRYHFNSNAAESDDDEDMLPTTSALAVAGTTTTTTAKSTDTKRTGRSGGSHIHLWQFLKELLAEPHAHGTAIRWIDRNRGIFKIEDSVRVAKLWGGRKNRPAMNYDKLSRSIRQYYKKGIMKKTERSQRLVYQFCHPYQL